The genome window CAATAAAATTATTGTTTATTTGAAGCCCATTTGGTTCTATTAATTGCACTAAAAGATTGCTTTTTAGTCTATAATTAAACACTTATCAATATCTTTTTTTTGATTTGCTCATTCCGGAAATATGTTTTAAATTACCAAATCAGGGTTCCATCACATCCTTTTCCAAATAAAATAATCTAATTTACATTTAATTAATTTATCTTTAATTTAATATAAATTAATTCGAGATAATATTAATGCTTTAGCTTCATATTGTCAATATATTTGTACTTTAATTATGAAAGGCATATTTGTCCCCATTCGATGATATTAGTTCTTATAAATAGGGGGATTTCAATAAACATTAATGTTTATTGAAATTGTAAATAAAAAAATCTAAGTGCAGGGAATCTTAAATTTCCTGTACTTAGATTAAGGTTATTGAAACACCTTTTATCCAATTTGTATGGATTTGATTGCAGACGGAATTTTAGCATTTTGCTTTTATATATTATACAAAAATTCCCAAGCTTATCGCCGTAATCATAGCGAGGGACAGTAATATTTTTTCACAAACGGTGACTTGCTGGTAATTCATGACATCTACTTTCATAACAAAGAATAAGGCAATAGCAATAGTTAGAACTAAACATGCAGCAGCCCAGAAACGATCGAATCCCAGCCATAGCCCGCAAAATAAGGCTGCAAAAAGATAAATTAAAGCCGGGAATCGTGCATAAAAAAGCCCAAATCTATCAGCGAACCATACCACGCTAGTTCGTTTCATCGGTACAGCCCGTTTATCTGCCTCTAAATCAGGAATATGATGGACCATTACCCATGCCATACAAAAGAGGGCATTAATGACAGCATTTTGTAAAGTCCATAAAGGAATGGAACCTAAAACAATCCACGGACCGGCAAATCCAAGGAATAGAATAGCTGGAAATAAACTGAGCCACTCCCCTAAGAAGGGACGGTAACTTAATCGCAACGGGGGTAGGGAATAAGAAGCCGCAGACCAAATTCCTATCAACAATAGAATGGCCAGTTCGTATTGAGCAAATAATGCGAGCAGCCCAGCAATAATCAGCAGAGAAATGGTTAGCCCTTTTCCCAATTGGCGAAGGTTATCTAAGGACATTATTCCATTTTGCACAACCCTGCTTCCACCTGACAAAATAGCGGGACTAAATTCATCCGTACCTGAATGAAAGTCTGTATAATCATTTAAAGCGTGTGTCAATACGCCGTGAATTATGAATGCTGCAATTGTAAGGAAAGCAAATAGCATAAGCATGTTCCCCAGAGGCATAGCATTATTTAGAAATAAAGGGAGCAGACTAGAAATAATTGTAGCAACACTTGAGAAGATAACTGCGATAGAACGCAGTAAAATCCAGCCTCCGCGGAGTACTGTGAGAATCTGATTGGCCAATAGCAGCAAATCCTTTCCTTGGATTTTCGGAGCTGACGGATAGAGTAATAGTGAGATAAAAAGTATAATTAATACATCAGATTAATATTACATGTTTGGATTAATAGTAAAAAGGCAAAATTAGACTGTTGTGCTAATAGCTAATAATTAGGAGGTAAAAAAATGGATATGAATAATAATGATATTTTAATTCGATTACGATATGCTCTTGATATAAAAGATACAGAGATGGTAAAGATTTTTCAACTAGGAGGTATTGAAGTAACAGCCGAAGAAGTGAAAAACATCCTTACTAAAACAAAAGACAGTTACGATGATGAATTTGGATCTGTGGATGATATGAACCATGACAATATACCTTGTGATAATTTCATGCTGGAATCGTTTTTGAATGGTCTGATTATCTATAAAAGGGGAAAACAGGAACCGAAGCCAGGAAATACCGAAAGCCAGCCAATGATGATAAAGAATAATGATAGTGTCAATAATGTACTGCTAAAGAAATTGAAAATTGCATTGACATTAACAAGTGAAGACATGATTGATATTCTGAAAGAAGCAGGAGTTGTTATTAGTAAAGGAGAGCTGAGTGCGCTGCTGAGGAAAGAAGGGCATAGTAATTATCGAAAATGCGGTGACCGTTTTGCCAGGAATTTTTTGAAAGGGTTAGGTATGAGGCATCGTGGATAGACAAAATCAGGTAGTAGAGAAAGCTAAATTCATGCTCTCAAATGATAAAAGCACATAGATAGTTTTTACTTACCATAAAAGACAGATTGCAAGAGATATTGTTAGGATATAAGTGGACGATGTGGAACCATGTAAGAACGATTTCATCAATAGGGGCTTTGACTAGCTTTGTTTTAGGTTTTGGTATCTACTGATTCGTAGCTGCGGTTCTCCTATTGGTTCGATGGTTTTATTACCGCTTTTTAATGGAGGACCATGATCATGATGAAGGATGGGACAAATGAAACATGAATGGAGAAAGAAAGAGAAAGAGTTATATATACCGAAACAAAAAACTGCATTGGTCTCAATTCCAGAGCATAAATTTTTTATGATAAAGGGGCAAGGAAATCCGAATGAAGCACAATTTTCGGAGAATATTGGGGTTCTTTACTCATTGGCATACGCAGTTCGGATGATGCCCAAAAAGGGATTTACCCCAGAAGGATATTTCGAGTATACCGTCTATCCCTTGGAAGGAATTTGGGATTTAACAGAAGAAGGCAAGAAGTTAGATACGCTGAATAAAGATGAGCTATTGTATATGATTATGATTAGACAGCCAGACTTTGTGACGGAGGAAGTAGTAGAGAGGGCATCTGAGACTGTACGGAAAAATAAGCCAAATCCACTATTAGATGAGGTAACATTCGGTACCATTGAAGATGGATTATCTGTACAAATGCTCCATCTTGGTTCATATGATGATGAACCACAATCCTTTGCGAAAATGAATAAATTCCTGGAAGATAATCAACTTGAAAGAACTTCTTTAACACATCGGGAAATATATCTTTCTGATTTTAGAAAAGTAGAGGCAGCAAAGCTTAAAACTGTGCTTAGATATAGAGTGAAGAAGAAGGGATGACTAATCGCCACTTTTAGCAGAAAGGAAAGGTTAAAAACTTTTTGATTGCATAGGTGCAACTAGGCTGTCACTAAAGAGCTTGGCTAAACCTTATTTTTCTAATAAAAGAGTAATGGTAGGGATATCACATTTAATCTAATCCTTTTCTGTCCAAACTTGGGCTAAGGTACATTCCTTTAACAAACGGCATACGATAAATGTATAAATAAGAGAAGGGTTTGAGAAAAATGTACTACAATCCTTATATTTATCCATATCCTTATTATGGGAACTTGCCGATGTATAACAATGGGAGGCAGTTTGATTATGAAGCTTTACCTCAGGGGATGAGCCAGATAGGAGGATATGAAATGCCCTATCCTTACCCTGTTGATGAGCGAATTTTGTTAAAGGATTATGGACCAGAACCCTTTGTTGTTAATATCAATGAAGCTTCGAAGCAAAATAATACCTACCGTACCGCACTATGGACTGGACCACATCTACAAGTTACATTGATGAGTATTAACGTAGGGGACGATATTGGATTGGAGATTCATCATGATGTTGATCAATTTTTAAGAGTGGAGCAGGGTCAAGGTATTGTTAATATGGGTAAAAGTAAGAATAATTTAAATTTTGTAAGAAGAGTAAGGGATGACTCTGCGATTATGGTACCTGCCAATACCTGGCATAATGTTACGAACACAGGAAATATACCACTGAAACTGTATTCGATTTACGCACCACCGCATCATCCGTTTGGGACGGTACACAAAACTAAAGCCGACGCGGCAGCCGCAGAATCAGAATATGGTCATGGCAACAGATATTCCGATTAATCGTTTTGCCAACTAGCAAATCCGCTCAGAATATAATCTGAGCGGTTTCTTCCTGTTTTAACTCTCCACTTTAGTTTTAGACGAAGTATTGAGTAACACAACACGACCAATGATGAGAGGTAATCCGAATACCATCCCAATATTGAGCGGATCATCAAACAGTAAAACACCAAGTACAGCTGTAACTGCTGTGCCCACACCAGACCAAATCGCGTAGGCTAGTCCAAGAGGCAGTGTTTGCAGCGCTAATGAGAGCATATAAAAAGCAACGGCATATCCAATAATCACTTCGACTGAGGGGAATAGCTTCTTGAATCCTTCTGTTAATTTCAACATTTAACTACCGAACACTTCTGCAATTATGGCGATGCCTAATAATATGTAACCGCCATTGTATTTCCTCCATTACTTATGAGTGTAAATAATTGAATCCCTACTATTATGTTAACTTTTACATATCCATTGCTTTTAACTATATCAGCAAGCTTGGCATACAGTAAATGGTAAGAGTAAATGATAAGTTTATATCTACTAAAATCATATCATTTGTAAAAGGGATAACGCTTACATCATAATGGTAAATGACTGAACATATCAAAAATTATAGAGGAGGGGTAAAGATGGAAGGGAAAGTAGTATTAATAACAGGCGGTGCTGGTGGAATCGGGCAAGAGACTGCACAGCTATTTTTAGACAATGGGGCGAAAGTAGTATTGGTTGATATTAACGAGGAAGCATTAAGCAATGCAAAAACATCTTTAAATGGCAATGGAGATGACATATTAGTTGTAAAGGCCAATGTAACCGATGAACAAGATGTACAAAACTATGTCAAACAAACGGTGGATACATACGGGAAAATAGATGTGTTCTTCAATAATGCAGGAATTAATGGACCATTTGCATCGATTAAGGATTTGGAGAAGGAAACATTCGAGACAATCCTAAGCATTAATGTAACTGGTGTATTCCTAGGATTGAAGCATGTTATTAAACAAATGGAATCCCAAGGGTATGGAAGTATTATTAATACTGCATCTAACGCTGCCTATATTGGTTCAGCGGGAATGGCTGGTTACATAGCGTCGAAGCATGCGGTAGCGGGATTAACAAAGACAGCGGCACTGGAAGCTGCAGGAAGCGGAATCCGTGTGAATGCCGTCGCTCCGGCTGCAATAGATACGCAAATGCTTGCTGATATCCAGAACAACATTACACCTGGTGAACCGGAAGCGTCAGGTGAGGCAATTAAACAGGGAATTCCTGTAGGACGTTTTGGAGCGCCGAAAGAAGTGGCCCAGGTTGTCCTTTTCCTAGCATCGGATAATGCTTCCTTTGTAACAGGATCATTGTATAATGTGGATGGTGGAATGCAGGCTGATTGATTCGAGATAATTCTTCCCTCACCATGGGAAATTAGTTATATAATAAGGGGTAATGTAATTTTAAGATTACTTGGTATAATTATAAAAATCTATTACAAAAAGAAGAAAGCACATCTAATACCTTACTAAGATGTGCTCTCTTTCCGTAACAATATATTTATAAGATATTACAGGGAAAAGCCGATCTTCCTAACTTAGGAAAATCGGCTTTTCTTTTGGTAGTAATTTTCGACTATTAATGAAACCCAACAATATAAAACCAATAACAAGATAAAAGTTGAAATTTATCGTCACGCCGGACGAACCATTACACCGATAATAGATCAACTTTTATTGAAATAGAAGGAGCAAGATTCCTCTATATCCCTAGGCTAATTATGAAACCAATTCCAGATCAAGGAAAAATTGAAAATTAGAAAGGAACCTGAAGATAGGCTTTCAAATTGACATGAAATGCGTTTCATAGATTACACTAGGCTTATGGATAATGAAAGCGAACGAAACTTATCCCTAAATGTTAATTTCCTTAGGGGCTATGTGGAGGAGCAAATGACAAATATTAAAGATTTGGCAAAAATGGCTAGGGTATCGGTTACAACCGTTTCACGAGTGCTGAATAATCATCCTTATGTAAGTAAGGAAAAAAGGGAAGCTGTATTAGATGCTGTGAAATCAACCAATTATCAAAAGAATATCAATGCCGTCCATTTAAGTAAGGGGAAAACGAAGCTTATTGGGGTCGTTCTCCCGTTCTCTGATCATCCGTATTTTTCTTTACTATTGAAAGGAATAGCGAAGCAAGCATTGGAAAACAACTATCATTTGGTTCTATTTCAAACTGATTACATGCAAAATAAAGAAATAGAAGCACTAGAAATGTTACAAAAAAAACAAATTGATGGATTGATTATCTGTTCAAGAACGTGCGATCTGCAAATAATTGAAGAGTATCTACAATTTGGTCCAATTGTATTAAGCGAAGATGTGAAGGAAATAAACGTATCCTCCACGTTTGTTAGTCATTATAAAATCTTTTCAAATGCATTAGAGTATTTATATCAGAGAGGTCATAGAAAAATCGGCTATTGTATCGGCAGAAGTACAGGGGCTAACAGTTATAATAGAGGGTTAGCTTATAAAGATTTTCATGAGAAATATAGTTTATCATACAACTCGGAATACATTATTGACAAGTGTTTATATTTCGAGGATGGAGAAAAAGTCATCAATCAAGTAAAACTTATGAATATAGCACCATCGGCTTTGCTTGTAACAAGTGATCAAGTGGCAGCAGGCATTGTAGTAAGCTGTCAAAAACAACAAATATCGATACCGGATGATATCGCAATTATTGGTTTTGATAATCAGCCAATAGCAAAAATGATGGATATAACAACGATAGAAATTCCTCTGATGGAAATGGGAAGGAACCTTTTTCTTCAGACAATAAATAGTGAAATATCGAATAAGGAAGTACCTGTAAAGTTAATCGAAAGAAAAACCGTTTAAGTAAAGGACAATACATTTGTATTAAAAGGAGAAATGTAATATACCAAAAAGTATATTACAAAGTCGGTGGGGAAAATGGGATTCTACATGATCTGCAAATGGTTAGAGTATTATAAAAATACTCTAACTTTTTTAAAATATTCAAAAATAACCCTTGACATGAAACGCGTTCCATAATTTAAGGTTTAATTATAACGTTAGCTTATTGGTTAACGGATAAATATGAAAAGAAGGAGGATTGTGTTTCTAATAATTGATAGCGCATTCAAATGTCGAAGGTTAAAAAAACTTTATGGAGGGATTCACATGGCTGAAATAAACAATATTTTAACGAAAGAATTGAAATTGAACACACGTGAGAATAACGAGCCACTCCGTGTACTTAGTGAAGCTGATTGGACATTTTGGAAAGAAAACGGATATGTGATTATTAAAAATGCAATTCCAAAAGAAAATATCGAAAGATTGAAAGCATTAATGTGGGAATTCGAAGAAAAGGATCCAAATAATCCTTCTACTTGGTACTCTGAATCGCAAACAGAAATGAAAATGAAAGAGTTACAGGGAACAGGGATGGTTGAACTTTATAACCACCAATTTTTATGGGATAACCGTACGGAGCGACGAGTTTATGATGCTTTTGTTGATATCTGGGGAACGGAGAATCTTTGGGTAAGCATTGATCGGTGTAACTTAAATATGCCCAAAAAGGATAAAAAGGCAACAGGGGGATTCATCCACTGGGATGTAGATACAAGCTTAGATCCGTTACCACAAAATGTACAAGGGGTCCTATCTTTAGTGAATACAACTGAAGAGATGGGAGGATTTCAGTGTATTCCTGAATTATATCGTGATTTTCCAGAATGGGTGAAAACACAACCAAAAGATCGTGATCCGCATCATCCAGATATAACGGGGTACGAACCTAAAAAGATTATTCAAGAAGCAGGAGACTTGCTAATATTCAATGCGATGCAACCACACGGAATTCGTCCCAATGTCTCAGATCAACCGAGGATGGCACAATATATTGCAATGTTTCCCGCACAGGAAGATGATGAGTCATTACGACAAGAAAGAATTAATTCCTGGAATGACCGCTTACCTCCAAGAGGGGATGCATTCCCAGGAGATCCAAGAAAGTGGGAGCAAAAGAAATATCAAAGAGCA of Oceanobacillus zhaokaii contains these proteins:
- a CDS encoding prenyltransferase, with amino-acid sequence MANQILTVLRGGWILLRSIAVIFSSVATIISSLLPLFLNNAMPLGNMLMLFAFLTIAAFIIHGVLTHALNDYTDFHSGTDEFSPAILSGGSRVVQNGIMSLDNLRQLGKGLTISLLIIAGLLALFAQYELAILLLIGIWSAASYSLPPLRLSYRPFLGEWLSLFPAILFLGFAGPWIVLGSIPLWTLQNAVINALFCMAWVMVHHIPDLEADKRAVPMKRTSVVWFADRFGLFYARFPALIYLFAALFCGLWLGFDRFWAAACLVLTIAIALFFVMKVDVMNYQQVTVCEKILLSLAMITAISLGIFV
- a CDS encoding DUF1456 family protein, with amino-acid sequence MDMNNNDILIRLRYALDIKDTEMVKIFQLGGIEVTAEEVKNILTKTKDSYDDEFGSVDDMNHDNIPCDNFMLESFLNGLIIYKRGKQEPKPGNTESQPMMIKNNDSVNNVLLKKLKIALTLTSEDMIDILKEAGVVISKGELSALLRKEGHSNYRKCGDRFARNFLKGLGMRHRG
- a CDS encoding GyrI-like domain-containing protein, which produces MKHEWRKKEKELYIPKQKTALVSIPEHKFFMIKGQGNPNEAQFSENIGVLYSLAYAVRMMPKKGFTPEGYFEYTVYPLEGIWDLTEEGKKLDTLNKDELLYMIMIRQPDFVTEEVVERASETVRKNKPNPLLDEVTFGTIEDGLSVQMLHLGSYDDEPQSFAKMNKFLEDNQLERTSLTHREIYLSDFRKVEAAKLKTVLRYRVKKKG
- a CDS encoding cupin domain-containing protein; translated protein: MYYNPYIYPYPYYGNLPMYNNGRQFDYEALPQGMSQIGGYEMPYPYPVDERILLKDYGPEPFVVNINEASKQNNTYRTALWTGPHLQVTLMSINVGDDIGLEIHHDVDQFLRVEQGQGIVNMGKSKNNLNFVRRVRDDSAIMVPANTWHNVTNTGNIPLKLYSIYAPPHHPFGTVHKTKADAAAAESEYGHGNRYSD
- a CDS encoding DMT family transporter, translating into MLKLTEGFKKLFPSVEVIIGYAVAFYMLSLALQTLPLGLAYAIWSGVGTAVTAVLGVLLFDDPLNIGMVFGLPLIIGRVVLLNTSSKTKVES
- a CDS encoding SDR family NAD(P)-dependent oxidoreductase, giving the protein MEGKVVLITGGAGGIGQETAQLFLDNGAKVVLVDINEEALSNAKTSLNGNGDDILVVKANVTDEQDVQNYVKQTVDTYGKIDVFFNNAGINGPFASIKDLEKETFETILSINVTGVFLGLKHVIKQMESQGYGSIINTASNAAYIGSAGMAGYIASKHAVAGLTKTAALEAAGSGIRVNAVAPAAIDTQMLADIQNNITPGEPEASGEAIKQGIPVGRFGAPKEVAQVVLFLASDNASFVTGSLYNVDGGMQAD
- a CDS encoding LacI family DNA-binding transcriptional regulator, with the protein product MTNIKDLAKMARVSVTTVSRVLNNHPYVSKEKREAVLDAVKSTNYQKNINAVHLSKGKTKLIGVVLPFSDHPYFSLLLKGIAKQALENNYHLVLFQTDYMQNKEIEALEMLQKKQIDGLIICSRTCDLQIIEEYLQFGPIVLSEDVKEINVSSTFVSHYKIFSNALEYLYQRGHRKIGYCIGRSTGANSYNRGLAYKDFHEKYSLSYNSEYIIDKCLYFEDGEKVINQVKLMNIAPSALLVTSDQVAAGIVVSCQKQQISIPDDIAIIGFDNQPIAKMMDITTIEIPLMEMGRNLFLQTINSEISNKEVPVKLIERKTV
- a CDS encoding phytanoyl-CoA dioxygenase family protein yields the protein MAEINNILTKELKLNTRENNEPLRVLSEADWTFWKENGYVIIKNAIPKENIERLKALMWEFEEKDPNNPSTWYSESQTEMKMKELQGTGMVELYNHQFLWDNRTERRVYDAFVDIWGTENLWVSIDRCNLNMPKKDKKATGGFIHWDVDTSLDPLPQNVQGVLSLVNTTEEMGGFQCIPELYRDFPEWVKTQPKDRDPHHPDITGYEPKKIIQEAGDLLIFNAMQPHGIRPNVSDQPRMAQYIAMFPAQEDDESLRQERINSWNDRLPPRGDAFPGDPRKWEQKKYQRATLSELGEKLLGLNKWND